One part of the Mycolicibacterium aromaticivorans JS19b1 = JCM 16368 genome encodes these proteins:
- a CDS encoding carboxymuconolactone decarboxylase family protein gives MDQATYDKGRQIRAAVLGEEYVANAERQADDFSKPLQDLLTEYCWGAVWGREELPLKTRSMLNLAMISVLNRPHELKTHVRGALTNGVTREEIREILLQVAIYAGAPAAVDGFRVAREAFAELDAQ, from the coding sequence ATGGACCAGGCAACATACGACAAGGGACGACAGATCCGCGCCGCGGTGCTCGGCGAGGAGTACGTCGCCAACGCCGAGCGGCAGGCCGACGACTTCAGCAAACCGCTGCAGGATCTGCTCACCGAGTACTGCTGGGGTGCGGTGTGGGGCCGCGAGGAACTCCCGCTCAAGACCCGCAGCATGCTCAACCTGGCGATGATCTCGGTGCTGAACCGCCCCCACGAGCTGAAAACCCATGTGCGCGGGGCACTCACCAACGGGGTCACCCGCGAGGAGATTCGCGAGATCCTGCTTCAGGTGGCGATCTATGCGGGCGCGCCCGCAGCCGTCGACGGCTTCCGGGTCGCCCGAGAGGCCTTCGCCGAACTCGACGCTCAGTGA
- a CDS encoding NAD-binding protein, with the protein MARLGTPFFVDTKPGAGQTMKLVNNLLAATALAATSEVVVMGVKAGLDPSVMIEVINAGSGATNASRDKFPKSILPRSFDYGFATGLMVKDVRLYLEEAEALGLPTEVAAAVGRLWELVLREEGPESDFTTAIKPIEAAAGVIVDGRPSG; encoded by the coding sequence CTGGCCCGGCTCGGCACGCCGTTTTTCGTCGACACCAAACCCGGTGCGGGCCAGACGATGAAGCTGGTGAACAACCTGCTGGCCGCCACCGCGCTGGCCGCAACCTCGGAGGTGGTGGTGATGGGCGTCAAGGCCGGGCTGGACCCGTCGGTGATGATCGAGGTGATCAACGCCGGATCGGGAGCCACCAACGCCAGCCGTGACAAATTCCCGAAGTCGATTCTGCCGCGCAGCTTCGACTACGGGTTCGCCACCGGACTGATGGTCAAGGACGTCCGGCTCTATCTGGAGGAGGCCGAGGCGTTGGGCCTACCTACCGAGGTGGCCGCGGCCGTCGGCCGATTGTGGGAACTTGTCCTGCGCGAAGAGGGGCCTGAGTCCGACTTCACCACAGCGATCAAGCCCATCGAGGCGGCTGCGGGCGTGATTGTGGACGGACGACCCAGCGGCTAG
- the pdxT gene encoding pyridoxal 5'-phosphate synthase glutaminase subunit PdxT, which translates to MSLRVGVLALQGDTREHLAALREAGAEASTVRRASELDAVDALVIPGGESTTMSHLLREFELLEPLRTRLADGMPAYGSCAGMILLATEILDAGAEGREAVPLGGIDMTVRRNAFGRQVDSFEGDIDFHGLDGPAHAVFIRAPWVERVGPDVQVLARAGDHIVAVRQRRVLATAFHPEMTGDRRVHKLFVDVVAHRA; encoded by the coding sequence ATGAGTCTGCGCGTCGGCGTGCTGGCCCTGCAAGGCGACACCCGCGAACACCTGGCTGCCCTGCGCGAGGCCGGCGCCGAAGCCTCCACCGTGCGCCGCGCCAGCGAGCTCGACGCCGTCGACGCCCTGGTCATCCCGGGCGGCGAGTCGACCACGATGAGTCACCTGCTGCGCGAATTCGAACTGCTGGAGCCGCTGCGCACGCGGCTGGCCGACGGGATGCCGGCGTACGGTTCGTGTGCGGGGATGATCCTGCTGGCCACCGAGATCCTCGACGCCGGCGCCGAGGGCCGCGAGGCGGTTCCTCTCGGCGGCATCGATATGACGGTGCGGCGCAACGCTTTTGGCCGCCAGGTCGATTCTTTCGAGGGTGACATCGACTTCCACGGTCTCGACGGCCCCGCCCACGCGGTGTTCATCCGGGCGCCGTGGGTGGAACGGGTGGGGCCCGACGTCCAGGTCCTGGCGCGTGCCGGCGACCACATAGTGGCGGTCCGGCAGCGCCGGGTGCTCGCCACCGCTTTCCACCCTGAAATGACCGGTGACAGGCGGGTGCACAAGCTGTTTGTGGACGTGGTCGCCCACCGCGCTTGA
- the tesB gene encoding acyl-CoA thioesterase II, whose translation MAIEEILDLEQLEVNIYRGRVFSPESGFLQRTFGGHVAGQSLVSAVRTVDPKFQVHSLHGYFLRPGDATAPAVYLVEALRDGGSFVTRRVNAVQHGETIFSMSASFQTDQSGIEHQDEMPAAPPPDDLPGFISKGGVFDEAGFAQFEEWDVRMVPRDQVTRLPGKASQQQVWFKHKDPLPDDSVLHICALAYMSDLTLLGSAQVNHVEERKHLMVASLDHAMWFMRPFRADEWLLYDQSSPSSCGGRSLTQGKIFNQYGEMVAAVMQEGLTRYKRGYAGP comes from the coding sequence GTGGCAATCGAAGAGATCCTCGATCTGGAGCAGCTCGAGGTCAACATCTATCGCGGCCGGGTGTTCAGTCCCGAATCCGGTTTCCTCCAGCGCACATTCGGCGGTCACGTGGCCGGTCAGTCGCTGGTGTCGGCGGTGCGCACCGTCGACCCCAAGTTCCAGGTGCACTCGCTGCACGGGTACTTCCTGCGGCCGGGCGACGCCACCGCACCCGCGGTGTATCTGGTCGAGGCGCTGCGCGACGGCGGCTCGTTCGTCACCCGGCGGGTCAACGCCGTGCAGCACGGCGAGACCATCTTCTCGATGTCGGCGTCGTTCCAGACCGATCAGAGCGGCATCGAGCATCAGGACGAGATGCCCGCCGCGCCGCCGCCTGACGACCTGCCCGGCTTCATCTCCAAGGGCGGTGTGTTCGACGAGGCGGGATTCGCGCAGTTCGAGGAGTGGGACGTCCGCATGGTCCCGCGCGATCAGGTCACTCGGCTGCCAGGCAAGGCATCTCAGCAGCAGGTGTGGTTCAAGCACAAGGATCCGCTGCCCGACGATTCGGTCTTGCACATCTGCGCGCTGGCTTACATGAGTGACCTCACGCTGCTCGGCTCGGCGCAGGTCAACCACGTCGAGGAACGCAAGCACCTGATGGTCGCGTCGCTGGACCACGCGATGTGGTTCATGCGGCCGTTCCGGGCCGACGAGTGGCTGCTCTACGACCAGTCGTCGCCGTCGTCGTGCGGCGGCCGGTCGCTGACCCAGGGCAAGATCTTCAATCAGTACGGCGAGATGGTGGCTGCGGTCATGCAGGAGGGCCTGACCCGCTACAAGCGCGGGTACGCCGGGCCATGA
- the pdxS gene encoding pyridoxal 5'-phosphate synthase lyase subunit PdxS — protein sequence METGANAAGSNGSASAQTGTARVKRGMAEMLKGGVIMDVVTPEQARIAEGAGAVAVMALERVPADIRAQGGVSRMSDPDMIEGIISAVTIPVMAKARIGHFVEAQILQSLGVDYVDESEVLTPADYTNHIDKWKFTVPFVCGATNLGEALRRLTEGAAMIRSKGEAGTGDVSNATTHMRKIGGEIRRLTSLSEDELFVAAKELQAPYELVAEVARAGKLPVTLFTAGGIATPADAAMMMQLGAEGVFVGSGIFKSGDPAARAAAIVKATTFYDDPDVLAKVSRGLGEAMVGINVEDIAQPHRLAERGW from the coding sequence GTGGAAACCGGAGCCAACGCGGCTGGATCCAACGGCTCGGCCAGCGCGCAGACGGGTACCGCTCGGGTCAAGCGCGGCATGGCGGAGATGCTCAAGGGCGGCGTCATCATGGACGTCGTCACACCCGAGCAGGCCCGCATCGCCGAGGGCGCAGGCGCCGTGGCGGTCATGGCGCTGGAGCGCGTGCCCGCCGACATCCGCGCTCAGGGCGGGGTGTCGCGGATGAGCGACCCCGACATGATCGAGGGCATCATCTCCGCGGTCACGATTCCGGTGATGGCCAAGGCGCGCATCGGACACTTCGTGGAGGCGCAGATCCTGCAGAGCCTCGGCGTGGACTACGTCGACGAGTCCGAGGTGCTGACCCCGGCCGACTATACGAACCACATCGACAAGTGGAAGTTCACCGTGCCGTTCGTGTGCGGTGCCACCAATCTGGGCGAGGCGCTGCGCCGGCTCACCGAGGGTGCGGCGATGATTCGCTCCAAGGGTGAGGCCGGCACCGGTGACGTCTCCAACGCCACGACGCACATGCGCAAGATCGGCGGCGAGATCCGTCGGCTGACTTCGCTGTCGGAGGACGAACTGTTCGTCGCGGCAAAGGAATTGCAGGCGCCCTACGAGCTGGTGGCCGAGGTGGCGCGAGCGGGCAAGTTGCCGGTCACCCTGTTCACCGCAGGCGGCATCGCCACCCCCGCGGACGCGGCGATGATGATGCAGCTCGGCGCCGAGGGCGTGTTCGTGGGCTCGGGCATCTTCAAGTCCGGCGACCCCGCCGCGCGGGCGGCGGCCATCGTCAAGGCCACCACCTTCTACGACGATCCCGACGTGTTGGCCAAGGTGTCGCGCGGGCTGGGTGAGGCGATGGTCGGCATCAACGTGGAGGACATCGCACAGCCGCACCGGCTCGCCGAACGCGGCTGGTAA
- a CDS encoding NUDIX hydrolase, with translation MPAPLYWVLTAVLIVVLVVSAMLALQTASRLDRLHIRYDLSWQALDGALARRAVVARAVAADTYRGRPEGKRLAALADAAERAPRSGREAAENELSAALAMVDPTSMPASLVAELADAEARVLLARRFHNDAVRDTLALRERRPVRWLRLAGTAPLPTYFEIAERVPEATPDGAGQVDRRTSARVVLLDDQGAVLLFCGSDPAFTGGEAPRWWFTVGGQALPGERLVDAAVREILEETGLRVDPDAMVGPVWRRESLIDFNGTVIASQEFYFVHRTVRFEPTAAGRTPLELRYIHGHRWCDSSTIDQLAASGQRVYPLQLGELLEEANSLADGRGGPHRELHPIH, from the coding sequence ATGCCTGCGCCGCTGTACTGGGTGCTGACCGCGGTCCTCATCGTGGTGCTGGTCGTCAGCGCCATGCTGGCCCTGCAGACCGCCAGCCGGCTGGACCGTCTGCACATCCGCTATGACCTGTCCTGGCAGGCGCTCGACGGGGCGTTGGCCCGGCGCGCGGTGGTGGCCCGCGCGGTGGCCGCCGACACCTATCGCGGACGCCCCGAAGGCAAGCGGCTCGCGGCGCTGGCCGATGCCGCCGAGCGGGCCCCCCGAAGTGGTCGCGAAGCCGCCGAGAACGAGCTGTCGGCCGCGCTGGCGATGGTCGATCCGACGTCGATGCCGGCGTCGCTGGTCGCCGAACTCGCCGACGCCGAGGCCCGGGTTCTGCTGGCCCGCCGATTCCACAACGACGCCGTGCGCGACACCCTGGCATTGCGCGAACGGCGTCCGGTCCGGTGGTTGCGGCTGGCCGGTACCGCACCGCTGCCGACGTACTTCGAGATCGCCGAGCGCGTTCCCGAAGCCACCCCGGATGGTGCCGGTCAGGTGGATCGCCGCACCTCGGCACGCGTGGTCCTGCTCGACGATCAGGGTGCGGTGCTGTTGTTCTGCGGATCCGACCCGGCCTTCACCGGCGGGGAGGCGCCTCGGTGGTGGTTCACCGTCGGCGGGCAGGCACTGCCCGGGGAACGGCTGGTCGATGCCGCGGTCCGGGAGATCCTGGAGGAGACCGGGCTGCGCGTCGACCCGGACGCGATGGTGGGGCCGGTGTGGCGGCGGGAGTCGCTCATCGATTTCAACGGCACCGTCATCGCCAGCCAGGAGTTCTACTTCGTGCACCGCACCGTCCGCTTCGAACCGACCGCGGCGGGGCGGACGCCGCTGGAGCTGCGGTACATTCACGGCCACAGATGGTGTGACTCCAGCACGATCGATCAGCTGGCCGCGAGTGGGCAGCGGGTGTATCCGCTGCAGCTCGGGGAACTGCTCGAGGAGGCAAACTCGCTGGCAGACGGCCGTGGTGGTCCGCACAGAGAGCTGCACCCGATCCACTGA
- a CDS encoding glycosyltransferase family 4 protein, translated as MRIGMVCPYSFDVPGGVQSHILQLAEVMRERGHEVSVLAPSSPHVQLPEYVVSGGKAVPIPYNGSVARLRFGPATHRQVKKWLAQGDFDVLHLHEPNAPSLSMLALQAAEGPIVATFHTSTTKSLTLSVFQGILRPYHEKIVGRIAVSDLARRWQMEALGSDAVEIPNGVDVAALASAPRLDGYPRPGKTVLFLGRFDEPRKGMAVLIGALPRLVERFADVEILIVGRGDEDKLREECGELAGHLRFLGQVDDAEKAAALRSADVYCAPHTGGESFGIVLVEAMAAGTPVVASNLDAFRRVLLDGKAGLLVPVDDSAAMADALIELLDDESLRARYVKAADVAVRRYDWPVVADQIMRVYETVAGAGIKVQVAGSAGRNEATRGLG; from the coding sequence ATGAGGATCGGGATGGTCTGCCCGTACTCGTTCGACGTTCCCGGTGGGGTGCAGTCGCACATCCTGCAGCTGGCTGAGGTGATGCGCGAACGCGGCCACGAGGTCAGCGTGCTCGCTCCGTCGTCGCCGCATGTCCAGTTGCCCGAGTACGTCGTCTCCGGCGGCAAGGCGGTCCCGATTCCCTACAACGGGTCGGTGGCGCGGCTGCGATTCGGCCCGGCCACCCACCGCCAGGTCAAGAAGTGGCTCGCGCAGGGTGATTTCGACGTGCTGCACCTGCACGAGCCCAACGCGCCCAGCTTGTCGATGCTGGCCCTGCAGGCGGCTGAAGGTCCGATCGTCGCCACCTTTCACACCTCGACCACAAAGTCGTTGACGCTCAGCGTGTTTCAGGGAATCCTACGGCCGTATCACGAAAAGATAGTCGGCCGGATCGCGGTGTCCGACCTGGCGCGGCGCTGGCAGATGGAAGCGCTGGGTTCCGACGCCGTCGAGATTCCCAACGGCGTCGACGTGGCCGCCCTCGCTTCGGCGCCGCGACTCGACGGCTACCCGCGCCCCGGGAAGACGGTGCTGTTCCTCGGCCGGTTCGACGAACCGCGCAAGGGGATGGCAGTCCTGATCGGGGCGTTGCCCCGGTTGGTCGAGCGGTTCGCCGACGTCGAGATCTTGATCGTCGGGCGAGGCGACGAGGACAAGCTGCGGGAGGAGTGCGGTGAGCTGGCCGGCCACCTGAGGTTCCTCGGTCAGGTCGACGACGCCGAGAAGGCGGCCGCGCTGCGCAGCGCCGACGTCTATTGCGCGCCGCATACCGGCGGCGAGAGCTTCGGCATCGTGCTGGTCGAGGCGATGGCCGCCGGCACCCCGGTGGTGGCCAGCAACCTCGATGCGTTCCGGCGGGTGCTGCTCGACGGCAAGGCCGGCCTGCTGGTTCCCGTCGACGACTCCGCTGCCATGGCCGACGCGCTGATCGAGCTGCTCGACGACGAAAGTCTGCGCGCGAGGTACGTGAAAGCCGCCGACGTCGCGGTGCGCCGCTATGACTGGCCGGTGGTGGCCGACCAGATCATGCGGGTCTACGAGACGGTCGCGGGGGCCGGGATCAAAGTCCAGGTGGCGGGTTCGGCGGGCCGGAACGAAGCGACTCGGGGGTTGGGCTAA
- a CDS encoding phosphatidylinositol mannoside acyltransferase, which yields MPRTDIFSDLGYAAGWRVVRAMPEFMARNAFDAGAWYAAQGGGPEQLRKNLARVIGATPAEVPDSLVRASLASYARYWREAFRLPTMDHKALGAQIDKAVTGKQHLEAALAAGRGAVLALPHSGNWDMAGVWLVQANGTFTTVAERLKPESLYKRFLDYRESLGFEVLPLTGGERPAYEVLVERLKDNRVVCLMAERDLSRSGVPVDFFGEATRMPAGSAKLAVETGAALLPVHSWFTDDGWVVDFYPELDCSSGDVGVITQALADRFGTNIAAHPEDWHMMQPQWLADLSDERQARLRES from the coding sequence CTGCCGCGCACCGACATCTTCAGCGACCTCGGCTACGCCGCGGGGTGGCGGGTGGTTCGTGCGATGCCGGAATTCATGGCACGCAACGCTTTCGACGCCGGGGCTTGGTATGCGGCCCAAGGCGGTGGCCCCGAGCAGCTGCGCAAGAATCTGGCCAGGGTCATCGGCGCCACCCCAGCCGAGGTGCCGGACTCGCTGGTTCGTGCTTCGCTGGCCTCTTACGCCCGATACTGGCGGGAGGCATTCCGGTTGCCGACGATGGACCACAAAGCGCTGGGCGCCCAGATCGACAAGGCGGTGACGGGCAAGCAGCACCTGGAGGCGGCCCTGGCCGCCGGGCGGGGCGCCGTCCTCGCGCTGCCGCACAGCGGCAACTGGGACATGGCCGGGGTCTGGCTGGTCCAGGCCAACGGCACCTTCACCACGGTCGCCGAGCGTCTCAAGCCGGAGTCGCTGTACAAGCGCTTCCTCGACTACCGCGAGAGTCTCGGTTTCGAGGTGTTGCCCCTGACCGGCGGCGAACGACCCGCCTACGAAGTCCTCGTCGAACGGCTCAAAGACAACCGCGTGGTCTGCCTGATGGCCGAACGCGACCTGAGCCGCTCGGGCGTCCCGGTCGATTTTTTCGGAGAGGCCACCCGGATGCCGGCCGGCTCGGCCAAACTGGCTGTGGAAACCGGCGCGGCCCTGCTGCCGGTGCACTCCTGGTTCACCGACGACGGCTGGGTGGTCGACTTCTACCCCGAGCTGGACTGCTCCAGCGGCGACGTCGGCGTGATCACTCAAGCCCTGGCCGACCGGTTCGGCACCAACATCGCCGCGCACCCCGAGGATTGGCACATGATGCAGCCGCAGTGGCTGGCCGACCTGTCCGACGAGCGACAGGCCAGGTTGAGGGAGTCCTGA
- the pgsA gene encoding phosphatidylinositol phosphate synthase: protein MSDFYLMTRAAYAKLSTPVAKAALKIGLTPDMVTIIGTAGSVLAALIMFPIGQLWWGSVAVFVFVLADMLDGAMARQRGGGTRFGAVLDATCDRISDGAIFCGLLWWVAFSMHSSSLAVATMICLVTSQVISYVKARAEASGLEGGGGLIERPERLVIVLVGAGFSDLPFFPMPVVLPIAMWLLAVTSLVTVGQRVHSVRSSPGAMDKIAPAAPQPVGDDTEGTEP, encoded by the coding sequence GTGAGCGACTTCTACCTGATGACCCGGGCGGCGTACGCCAAGCTCAGCACGCCGGTGGCGAAGGCGGCGCTCAAGATCGGGCTGACCCCCGACATGGTGACGATCATCGGCACCGCGGGTTCGGTGCTGGCCGCGCTCATCATGTTCCCGATCGGGCAGCTCTGGTGGGGCTCGGTGGCCGTATTCGTCTTCGTCCTGGCCGACATGCTCGATGGCGCGATGGCGCGCCAGCGCGGCGGCGGCACCCGGTTCGGCGCGGTTCTCGATGCCACCTGCGACCGGATCAGCGACGGCGCGATCTTCTGCGGGCTGCTGTGGTGGGTGGCTTTCAGCATGCACAGCTCGTCGTTGGCGGTGGCCACGATGATCTGCCTGGTCACCTCGCAGGTGATCTCCTACGTCAAGGCCCGGGCGGAGGCCAGCGGTCTCGAGGGCGGCGGCGGCCTGATCGAGCGGCCCGAACGGCTGGTCATCGTGCTGGTCGGCGCGGGCTTCTCCGACCTGCCGTTCTTCCCGATGCCGGTGGTGTTGCCCATCGCGATGTGGTTGCTGGCGGTGACCAGCCTGGTGACGGTCGGCCAGCGGGTGCACTCGGTGCGGTCCAGCCCGGGCGCCATGGACAAGATCGCGCCGGCCGCGCCGCAGCCGGTCGGCGACGACACCGAAGGCACCGAGCCGTGA
- a CDS encoding HIT family protein, whose protein sequence is MADNAEAFIDRGAGEPDRLQRLWTPHRMNYILDVPANKSEKGGSDKEGSAASSEPFTYIPTLPDEDGLVVARGEQVYVVLNLYPYNPGHLMVVPYRRVSELEDLSTGESAELMAFTQKAIRVIKSVSSPDGFNVGLNLGKSAGGSLAEHLHMHVVPRWAGDANFITVVGETKVIPQLLRDTRKLLADEWVAQP, encoded by the coding sequence GTGGCTGACAACGCAGAGGCGTTCATCGATCGAGGCGCGGGTGAGCCCGATCGCCTGCAGCGGCTGTGGACACCGCACCGCATGAACTACATCCTCGATGTGCCCGCGAACAAGAGCGAAAAGGGGGGATCGGACAAGGAAGGATCTGCTGCATCGTCGGAGCCGTTCACCTACATCCCCACCCTGCCCGACGAGGACGGTCTGGTGGTGGCCCGCGGCGAGCAGGTCTACGTCGTACTCAATCTCTACCCGTACAACCCGGGCCATCTGATGGTGGTGCCGTACCGGCGGGTGTCGGAGCTGGAGGATCTGTCCACCGGCGAGAGCGCTGAGCTGATGGCGTTCACCCAGAAGGCGATTCGCGTCATCAAGTCGGTGTCGAGCCCGGACGGCTTCAACGTCGGGCTCAACCTCGGCAAGTCCGCCGGGGGTTCGCTGGCCGAACACCTGCACATGCATGTGGTGCCCCGCTGGGCCGGCGACGCCAACTTCATCACCGTCGTCGGTGAGACAAAGGTGATCCCGCAGCTGCTGCGCGACACCCGCAAGCTGCTGGCCGACGAATGGGTGGCGCAGCCGTGA
- the thrS gene encoding threonine--tRNA ligase, giving the protein MTAPAHPAPAAPIRVPAGTTAGAAVREAGLPSRGEPGAIVVVRDGEGKLRDLSWTPDADVDVIPVAADTEDGRSVIRHSAAHVLAQAVQELFPQAKLGIGPPITDGFYYDFDVPEAFTPEDLEKLEKRMQKIVKDGQLFSRRVYESKDQARAELANEPYKLELVDDKSGDADIMEVAPPGSNEDLTAYDNLNPRTRERVWGDLCRGPHIPTTKYIPAFKLTRSSAAYWRGDQNNASLQRIYGTAWESQEALDRHLELLEEAQRRDHRKLGVELDLFSFPDELGSGLPVFHPKGGIIRRELEDYSRRKHEQAGYEFVNTPHITKEQLYITSGHLEWYADGMFPPMHIDAEFDEDGTLRKPGQDYYLKPMNCPMHHLIYRSRGRSYRELPLRLFEFGSVYRYEKSGVVHGLTRVRGMTQDDAHIYTTREQMRDELASLLRFVLDLLADYGLDDFYLELSTRNPDKSVGSDEMWEEATETLRQVAEESGLQLVPDPGGAAFYGPKISVQVKDALGRSWQMSTIQLDFNMPDRFELEYTAADGSRQRPVLIHRALFGSIERFFGVLTEHYAGAFPVWLAPVQVVGIPVADAHLQYLEDVAAELKSRGVRVGVDSSDDRMAKKIVNHTNQKVPFMLLAGDRDAEAGAVSFRFADRTQINGVPRGQAVETIVKWIADRENAAPTAELVKVDGG; this is encoded by the coding sequence ATGACCGCCCCCGCACACCCCGCCCCAGCAGCACCGATCCGGGTGCCTGCCGGGACCACCGCGGGCGCTGCGGTGCGCGAGGCGGGATTGCCGAGCCGCGGCGAGCCCGGCGCGATCGTCGTGGTGCGCGACGGCGAGGGCAAGCTGCGTGACCTGAGCTGGACGCCGGACGCCGACGTCGACGTCATCCCAGTGGCCGCGGACACCGAGGACGGCCGTAGTGTGATCCGGCACTCGGCCGCCCACGTTCTGGCCCAGGCTGTGCAGGAACTCTTCCCGCAGGCCAAACTCGGCATCGGGCCGCCGATCACCGACGGTTTCTACTACGACTTCGACGTGCCCGAGGCGTTCACTCCCGAGGACTTGGAGAAGCTCGAGAAGCGGATGCAGAAGATCGTCAAGGACGGTCAGCTGTTCTCGCGGCGGGTGTACGAGTCCAAGGACCAAGCCCGCGCCGAACTGGCAAACGAGCCCTACAAGCTCGAACTCGTCGACGACAAATCCGGTGATGCCGACATCATGGAGGTCGCGCCACCTGGTTCTAACGAAGATCTGACCGCATACGACAACCTCAATCCCCGCACCCGCGAACGGGTTTGGGGTGATCTGTGCCGCGGTCCGCACATTCCGACCACCAAGTACATTCCCGCGTTCAAGCTGACCCGCAGCTCGGCGGCGTACTGGCGCGGCGACCAGAACAACGCCAGCCTGCAGCGCATCTACGGCACGGCCTGGGAATCGCAGGAGGCGCTGGACCGTCACCTCGAACTGCTCGAGGAGGCGCAGCGCCGCGACCATCGCAAGCTCGGCGTGGAACTGGACCTGTTCAGCTTCCCGGACGAATTGGGTTCCGGCCTACCGGTTTTCCACCCGAAGGGCGGCATCATCCGACGTGAGCTCGAGGACTATTCGCGCCGCAAGCACGAGCAGGCCGGCTATGAGTTCGTCAACACGCCGCATATCACCAAAGAGCAGCTCTACATCACCTCCGGCCACCTGGAGTGGTACGCCGACGGCATGTTCCCACCGATGCACATCGACGCCGAGTTCGACGAGGACGGCACGCTGCGCAAGCCGGGGCAGGATTACTACCTCAAGCCGATGAACTGCCCGATGCACCACCTGATCTATCGGTCGCGGGGGCGGTCGTATCGGGAACTGCCCTTGCGGCTGTTCGAATTCGGCTCGGTGTATCGCTACGAGAAGTCCGGTGTGGTGCACGGGTTGACCCGGGTGCGCGGGATGACCCAGGACGACGCCCACATCTACACCACCCGCGAGCAGATGCGCGACGAGCTGGCCTCGCTGCTGCGGTTCGTGCTCGACCTGCTCGCCGACTACGGCCTCGACGACTTCTATCTGGAGCTGTCCACCCGGAACCCGGACAAGTCCGTCGGCTCCGACGAGATGTGGGAAGAGGCCACCGAGACCCTGCGTCAGGTCGCCGAGGAATCCGGTCTGCAGCTGGTGCCGGATCCGGGGGGTGCGGCGTTCTACGGGCCGAAGATCTCCGTCCAGGTCAAGGATGCGCTGGGCCGCAGCTGGCAGATGTCGACCATTCAGCTCGACTTCAACATGCCGGACCGTTTCGAGCTGGAGTACACCGCTGCCGACGGCTCCCGGCAGCGACCGGTGCTGATCCACCGCGCACTGTTCGGTTCGATCGAGCGGTTCTTCGGGGTGCTCACCGAGCACTACGCCGGTGCCTTCCCGGTGTGGCTGGCGCCGGTGCAGGTGGTCGGCATACCCGTTGCCGACGCACACCTGCAGTATCTGGAAGATGTTGCCGCTGAGCTCAAATCGCGTGGGGTACGGGTAGGTGTCGACTCCAGCGACGATCGGATGGCCAAGAAGATCGTCAACCACACCAACCAGAAGGTGCCGTTCATGCTGCTCGCGGGCGACCGCGACGCCGAGGCCGGCGCGGTGAGCTTCCGGTTCGCAGACCGCACCCAGATCAACGGAGTGCCGCGCGGGCAGGCGGTCGAGACGATTGTGAAGTGGATCGCCGATCGCGAGAATGCCGCCCCCACAGCCGAACTGGTGAAGGTCGACGGTGGCTGA
- a CDS encoding TIGR02611 family protein: protein MTRFVHRWKQRRERLRHRPVADFVYRAVVGVVGLAVLAVGMVAIPYPGPGWAIVFVGLAILASEFYWAHRTLSFTRDRYDSVMAWFRRQGRWAQALGAVFTAAVVVATLWLFGAVGWSAGLLGFDHPALDSPIGLGA, encoded by the coding sequence GTGACGCGATTTGTGCACCGCTGGAAGCAGCGGCGGGAGCGGTTGAGGCACCGGCCGGTCGCCGACTTCGTCTATCGTGCGGTGGTCGGCGTCGTCGGGCTCGCTGTTCTCGCCGTCGGGATGGTCGCCATTCCCTACCCGGGCCCCGGCTGGGCGATCGTCTTCGTCGGGCTCGCGATCTTGGCCAGCGAGTTCTATTGGGCGCATCGCACCCTGTCGTTCACCCGGGACCGCTACGACAGTGTCATGGCATGGTTCCGCAGGCAGGGCAGGTGGGCCCAGGCGCTGGGTGCGGTGTTCACCGCCGCGGTGGTGGTCGCCACGCTGTGGCTGTTCGGCGCGGTCGGCTGGTCGGCGGGATTGCTCGGGTTCGACCATCCGGCCTTGGACAGCCCCATCGGCCTCGGGGCCTGA